The following DNA comes from Carassius carassius chromosome 41, fCarCar2.1, whole genome shotgun sequence.
CGCGCAGTTGTGCGGTGAAATCCTTGAAATGCTATGAATTCAAAGCAAATAATCGTCAAACAATTACTTAGAGACAGCGGCGTGCTTGCAGATACTACATTAAGTACCCAGCAGAACAAAACGGTGTCTGATACTAGTACGCGTGTATCAATGGATGGATTTTCATATTTACGCGCCGTTGAAAAAATATGACGTACAATGACGAAGAGCCAACCACACCTCTGCTCTCGTAGGTGCTATAGTGAGCCGACAGCCAATCACAGGCGCTTAAGACTTGGCGGTAGCCAATAGGATTCCTGACTGTATAATGTGTCTCTCGTGAGCGGAGGGTTCTGCACGCACTTGGAAGAGCGCTCGTCGGTGTTATTGTACTTCACAGCCCCATTATCTAGGCATCCACAGAGGCTGCAGATAAAGAAGGTTGGTGAGTTTTGCCAAAATATGCGTGTAAAGGTCTTAATTAACGATTTTTTCAAAAAGAAGTCGTAGATTGCAACACATTTCCCTTTTTAGTTGCGTATTTGGGGGAAAGCAGAGCGACCGATCTTTGTCAGAATCTATTCGCCAGTCATTCAGTCAGTGCGCTCAGTTACGTTACATAGTGAAATGTCCTGACTGGAAAAAATCTTCTGAAGATAAAATATGGTTGCCTTTTCCTTGTGAAATGACAGTATTCTATTAGTATTTAATGGGATGGGTTGTAATATTTGTCAGGTAACGTTAGCCATCCCGGGCAGCTAAAGCATTTAGCTTTTTGGGGTCTCAGTTAAAGATGTTATTGTGTAAGTTAAACCAGTGACGTGGGTGCCATTCTCACACTCAGACTAAAATAACACCGAATAGATTTAGCAGTCCCAAGGaaatgttttagtcattttgttaaaTTTTTCTTCAGAATGGGACGTTTTGCGGCCGTGTTTAGTAATATAATATGGCTGGCTTGCGGAGGATACTCAGTGCGTTTTGTCTGTGAGTGGCGGGGGATGAGATAAAACTTAATCAAGCTTGTTTGCACTGCTTTTTAAACTCGTAAGAAAGCCCGAGGGTACATTTTAATAAACGCTGGTGTTTTCCAAGCAAAAACGCGCATGCGGGTTTAcagttatatttatattgtttcccACCGCCGGTGTTGTGCGTATGCGGTTCTGGCTGGCAAACATAAAGGGAGAGAGTGAGGAAGGCAGCCATGTTGGCTCTGCTAGCTGTGCTCATGTGGCTTCAGTTGAACGGCGGACTTACGAGAGCGAAACGCCCATTGCATAGCGCTTATAGTTACAGATACAAAGCAGCTTCTTCCATAGGGGAGGCGATAATATGAGAAAGCGGAGAGAAACGGACTAAGTGATTTTTTTGTCCTCTAAATTACCCAGGAATGTGGGAGGAGACAATTGAAGGAGACTTTCTCTCATGAAGACGGCTTTTTCAAAATGGAAGAAGAAATATTATTGTTGCACCGTTTAGGCGTTTTAAGGCGGGCCCTTTGTAATAAATCTGCCAGGTCTTGGGGCGATGCTTCTGTGAATGTTCTGTTTAtgtaaaatacacacaaataaaaaataaatactagtaatgaatattaaatcattaaaaatgtgtttttatttacgaGATTGAGGATGTCCTTGTCTTTCACCGTGAACTTGAGGTGGTCTTTGTGCATCTCCCTGTCCATATCAATAATGTGATTTCACTGCACATTTTAtcttgctgatttttttttattccttttagaGTCAGTATGTCCCTCACAGTACATAATAATGATATATagaagataaatatatatatgcagaattgcagtggcatttattttaatgcatttatgactttatgcgtttatgtattttatgtctcATGTTTAAACTATTGTTTTAGCAATAAAGATATAtctaagtgaagtgacattcagccaagaatGCTGACgcatactctgcatttaacccatccaaagtgcacacacacagcagtgaacacacaccaggagcagtgggcagtcatttatgctgcggtgcccggggagcagtttggggttcagtgccttgctcaagggcacctcagtcatggtattgccagcccgagacttgaacccacaaccctagggttagaaatcaaactctctaaccactaggccacaacttcccatctACATACATGTAGGAAGTGTTTGCATCATAATAGTAAAAGAATCCAAATGATTAAAGAGTATAGCATGTGATGTCACTTTCTATTTATTTGAGGATATCTTTTTTCCCAGAGTGTAAAGATGGGGAAAGATCCAAGGAAGCCCAGAGGAAAGATGTCCTCTTATGCCTACTTTGTGCAAACCTGCCGTGAAGAACACAAAAAGAAGCACCCTGAAGCCTCTGTAAACTTCTCAGAATTCTCCAAGAAGTGTTCGGAGCGATGGAAGGTACTGTTCTGAAAAACACTGATAAAGATGATGCCATTATATTATGGATAAGTTGTGCTTTTAAGCTTATTTGGAAAAATCTTTGCAAAAATCTGGTGTTTAAGGTATACCTTGCACTTTTTGATGCAGCCTTTTCTCATTCTGAACAGACAATGTCTGCCAAAGAGAAGGGCAAATTTGAGGATTTGGCCAAGCAAGATAAGGTTCGCTATGAGAGAGAAATGAAGAACTACATTCCACCGAAGGGTGAGAAGAAAAGGCGATTTAAGGATCCTAACGCACCCAAGAGACCACCGTATGTTTGCGCTGTGCACTGCCTATTGCAAAATAACATTCTTCAAGATGGTCTGTTTTAATACATGTTTCTCCCCCCTAAGGTCAGCATTCTTCATTTTCTGTGGTGACTACCGCCCTAAGATTAAGGGGGAGAACCCAGGTCTGTCCATCGGAGACATTGCCAAGAAGCTTGGAGAAATGTGGAATAGCTCAGCGGCTGAGGTGAAGCAGCCCTATGAGAAGAAAGCAGCAAAGCTTAAGGAGAAGTATGACAAGGTAAAGCGTCTTCCATCTTTTTTTCCTGAACAGTCTTTAGTGTTCTCAAACTGCTACATTGTGGATGCATCCTGATTAATTGGTTAATGTTTTTGTCTCCTGTAGGATATTGCACTATATCGTACAAAGGGAATTGCTGGCTTGTCCAAAAAAGATGGTggggaggatgatgatgaggatgaaaatgaagaagaagaggaggatgaagatgatgaggatgatgagtaGATTAGCTACTGATGTAGCCTAGGTTTTTGTTCATGCCATAAACCCAATTGTATACAAATCACATCTTCAAACGTAATACAGCAGAAACAAGATTTGTTAGGCTGTGTATATGCTACGTTTTTAAGATGTACAGTGTTATTCTCCTTTTGTAAATTTAACACTATGTGTCTTCAggtttcagatttttttaaatctttgttttCGTTAGTGGTAGTTCTTGCCAGGAACAGTTAAAGGTTTAATGATACGACTTGAACTGTTTCTCTGAAGGTGCGTAGCACAATTATCTGGTTTATGTAGATCTGTAGTGCATcatattagtttttaaaaatatttttcgtattTGCCGTCACAAGGTCCTTTAACTGTACTTTGAATACCACTCTAATTACAAGAATGCAGCTTTGTTTGACATTCAAAAATGTGTCTGaagtaaacatttcttttttttaggaaACTGTCCTGTTTTTTCTTCCGGAGCTACTGTAGTGACGTGATTACATACGATATACTTAATATCTGCAGTGACCGTATCAATGATGAGTGATTCTTCCTCATCTAAGAAGTGTAATTGGTTCATGTATGTGTTGTGCTACGAACTGGTTTTCAAAATTGCAATATCAACATAGAAATTATCTGCATCAGTCAGTGTAGCATTTTTGCGAAGGTTTTTTGAAGTATCTGTTTATTATGTGcaatgttaccaaaaaaaaaaaaatgaagacactTTCACTCTTATCAGAAAGCAAAAACGTAACCTTGAAATAAGCACTCGTGACTGAAATAGCGgaattaatgttatatatatatatatatatatatatatatatatatatatatatatatatatattatggaaaaTGTAAATAGAGCGACACCCTGTGGCCGTGACATGTAACTGCTTTGTTTACTATTACACACGCATATGGGAGGCCGTTTCAGCATAAAAACGTTCCAGCGTTACTCgtcttaattatatttttactagtaacaattaaattaaagagctctataatttaatttgtactagtaacaattacaattatagagctctataattcaatttttactagtaacaattatgattgtagagctctctaattgaattatagagctctgcaattgtattcttactagtaaaaactgaattaaagagctctataattgtaattgttactagtaaaaactgaattagagagctctttaattcaattcttactagtaacaattctaattacagagctctataattgtattattactaGTAGAAACTCCTATTCATGAGATGCAAAACAGATTGCAGATTTCCCGCCTACAAAAGTGAGTTTCAAAGTAAAAGCCCTGTAGAATGGTTCTAAAGTATCCTGAAATATTTTACAGACTTAGGTAACATATTAATCATGTTCACATTAAAGGAAAATTAAGATGATGCCTGAGATGAAAGCCTTTTGACAAACTTGATATTAAGgagtataaattaattttaaatatttacagtgtttagtATTGTTATGCAATAATAGAATGATTGCGTTTGTTGTttagtaaaatagaaaacattaggcCAAATAGTCttaaacttttttataaattgtgACTCGAGGTTCAATCTAGCCTAAAgtttgttcaagtttttttttttttttttttttttctccaggttgcaagattttatattttgcttCAAATAAGCTTATGCCTGTTGTGGTTGCATGTgttcagggctccagactaactttTTTCACTAGGAGCACAGTGGCCCCCAACAGAAACTTTTAGGGGCACAACCAGAAAAATTAGGGGCGCACACCGTAAATCAACATGCTAACCAAATCTACTAATTTCCACTGTATtactaataaatactttaataatagaTGAAGAAATTACAATGTGCTGTTTCAAATTCAGTGTCACATTTTATTCTGCACTTTTGAAGATGCAACAAGGTAAACTGACAGCACCATCGCTGTTATGACAGTACAAATAGTAAACAAAATACCATacattcagaataaaaaaaagtgcttAGTAACCTATCGGTCATTTCACAGTTACAAACAATACTTAAATGTATGTAAACTTTAGGGGCAATATTATCTCTGCCTCATCTGCGCActgacttacagtttgttttttaaaagcaactagagttgtgacgttcgcgaacgaactgattcttttgaacggctcataaacatgaacgatgggagccgagtcgcggctggaggggagccgttctttctgtcgttcttttttcctatgcgtatttcacacagatgcacacaaatgagctcctccgcgagacagaacagttatagggggaggggcgcacccagcgcaggccaaccctttatagcgtgatgatattagttattagttgtgcatgttcattgcagcccactttgttattgttcattgacttgaaggggctgatgtcctatttgcaaagtttacagtagtaatagtatgtagtatgtagacatttccattttatttattctaattttatctactttaaatattttttgttttctatcaaaatgttcttgtgtgataacaatgttcttgtgtgaaagtgtttgtagtaaaagctgttttgcacagaaattcattgcagccggctttgtttttgatgtttattttagtaggtattgtatgaataacataagtcaacgtatctttaacacacacacaaacacacacactattctgaaataataaatatttcagaataattcaaactcagatattggtgtgtgatatctgagttttaattatttgactacaaatctcacctcatttttcctcccagtaattatttccaggataaactgagatgcccccaagctggcttcttaaaactgactaaatatttaaaaagagccgttcttttgaacggctctttgaaaggaacggatcgcgaagatccggatcccctcaaagagccataaatcccatcactaaaaGCAACCGACAGTGGAGTTGCATTTTGAATAATCATGTCACGTTATACTCAATGTTTTCGGCTGAGGTAATGTGTaatcagtgtgttgtgatttaaCTGCGGAAAGCCTGCACTATCAGCAAATACTGTGTTCCCCGCAGTTCCGTGGGAGTTGCTTTAATAATCGCAATTCATGTAGTTGTTCGACTGTTTAAAGTACCTCAGCCGGTTGAATTCTTTCAGCCAGTCTTCTCGAAAATGGTGAGTGCGGGCTTTTTCGCCAGACCAACCTCTGACTCTGCATCATCATCCAGGTCGGAAGAACGAATCAATAGTTCGCTTGCCCATAGCTCAGATGCACGCACATATCAGGTTGTGATGATATTTGTCTCCGTTTCCTTCCCACAGATGTTTATGCGCGCTCGATTATCTCTAGGCCCCTCCCCCTTCACACATTTTAGCCACTTACAGTGTCCATTCCCTATTCTTCTCACACGCATTGGCCGCCTCACAGACAGGCATCACTCAATGAGACGCGAGTATGTGCTCGCGtctcatgagtgtgtgtgtgtgtgtgtgtgtgtgtgtgtgtgtttgattttcAATTATCAATCAATCCATCCATAACCAAGATAATTACTAGACGATTTTCATTATCATTACTATTACTATCATCATTATCATAGATTTTGGCCTTTACTTTGGCCTTTTCAgaacttttattattatgatcattattattatcaatatcattattattattatcattactattactATCATCATTATCATAGATTTTGGACTTTTATCATAGACTTTTCAGTGTCCCACATTAGGAAGCACCAGATTGTTTTTAAACAACTTGCACTAAGAGCACTAATATGTCTATAATTTCTTTTATGAATGTGTTATCtgcattttctcttttattttattaggagACATCCTGGGGATTTTAAAATGGTATTGTGTTTGAATTGAAATGTTTTGGCTACAAATCGCACATATTGCAGACTGCTTGCCCTGCCTCTCCACCGTGTACTTCGTCCATGTCGACTGGGGGCGCCAAAGTTTCCCGCCTGCCTGTTTATATACCCCAGTTGAATATGCATAAAGCACGATTAGCATAATGATATGTCGCCCTATACAGAGCTCTGTAAtggaattgttactagtaagaattgctattgtagagctctgtaattcaatttGTACTAGTAAGATTGCAAttacagagctctctaattctaattgttactagtaagaactgAATTATGGAGCTCTGTAACttaattcttactagtaacaattcaattagagagctctgtaatttaattatagagctctctaattggattgttactagtaacaactgaattagagagctctataatttaattattactaGTAAGAACTGCAAttacagagctctctaattggattcttactagtaacaattatgattagagagctctgtaattcaattgttactagtaacaattacgattagagagctctctaattcaattgttactagtaacaattgaattagatAGCTCTGTAATTCAATTATAGAGCTCTGCAATTACACATAtctttaatgtgtattttttacTAGTAATAAATCAATTGaagagctctgtaattcaattgttactagtaagaattcgattagagagctctataattgtaattgttactagtaagaattcaattacagagctctataattgtatttgttactagtaagaattcaattagagagctctataattgtaattgttactagtaacaattgaattacagagctctataatcccaattgttactagtaacaaatacaattatagagctctataatcctaattgttactagtaacaattgaattacagagctctataattaaaaatgaatggaagtcaatggagacaTATGActagtaataaataaattgtagagctctctaattggaattgttactagtaacaattgaattagagagctctataatcataattgttactagtaaaaatttaattatagagctctgtaattgtaatggttactagtaacaatttaattgtagagctctataattgttattgttactagtaaaaaccgaattagagagctctacaatcataattgttactagtaaaaattgaattatagagctctataattgtaattgttactagtacaaattaaattatagagctctttaatttaattgatactagtaaaaatataattacgACGAGTAACGCTGGAACGTTTTTATGCTGAAACGGCCTTCCATACACGCATCGATGATGTCATCTTATTCAGGTTTCACCTTGATGTCCTCTAAAAGGAGCAACACTGTAAGGgggaacaaaaaacaaacaaacagtgtgcTCTAAAGCACCTATTCAAATCATTTTAACTGCAGTTTTGTGGTTAAATGACTTCCGATATTTATGcttgtaaaataatttatcaGTTGATATAATTATTCAGGATTAAAGGGAAACCACAAGTACACAATAGAAAAGCTCTCATCCATCATATTTGTCATAGCTCAATTGGAATCCAAGCAGTACGATAATTTAGAATTAATTACTTGACCTGAACGCAAATAGGCTACCTGGAAGACGGGAAAAGACTGAAACAAACGCCTCAAGGATAGAAAAATAAGACAGACTGTTTCTAGAACCACCAGAGGGCGCTTAATGTCTGCAGTTTGAATAATGTTGCTAATGGAGCCTTGATTGCAATTGACAAAGCAGTGAAGCAAAGAAAGTACCTCTCTGGgttttaaattagatttgaaaCTAAAGAATCCAAAGAACCCAATATGTTTTCTTTAAAGCCGCACTATACCTTTTCTTATTACAAATAAACTTATGTGCACAAACAAACTAATAGCATTTAAAGTAAATAATGTGTACTAGACAtctcttttaaacaaaaatatattttattctacaTGGAGCGGGTTGCACCCCTCAATCAGTAAACACCTTATTGATTAGCTATGTATAttttgtacaggcaagcagatgaaGCCAGAATATAAAGTCAGTGTGCAAAGTTTCACGTTAAATGGTTTCCCATAGAAAGCCATTTGAAGGAAAATACTGAACCATTAAGCGGACTGCGTTCATGTTCCAGCTTCATCTGCTTGCCTGTGTAAACTATTAATTATTAGCTAATATAGAAcatattactgtttaaaatatattaaggcaCTTTAAGTGTTTTTACAATGTTTTGTCGCAttgtttattgattgaaatattGCAGCTGGTGCTTAATATGGATTTCAAATGGCCAAAACTTGCATCTTGTTCACATATCATTGTGTTTATTCTTTTGAGAGGTGATCTAAACATGTGCGGCTGTGAAACAGATGGAACATTGACAGATTTGTCCTGCAGTTCTGTTAGATATTTTGCCTCCATCGCTTCGAACCGGTCACGTGACTGAAAGCTAGTCTTATTATCATATTTGTAGGAAAGCACCTGCCAGacatataaagaaataaatcaaataatataaCCAAGACAAAAGACTTGCTTTATAAACGACAGAGCCAGAGTCAGCAGCAAAGTCCCTGCTGAAGTGATGAAATAAACCACGATGACGCACTCCTCATGATAACAGACACTCAGTTCGGTCGCAGTGACACCAACAAACAACACAGGACCATGTGTTTGTTCTGAATACAATGTATttaatgcagaaaaacaaaagaTAAACTGACAGTTCGTTACAAAGCAGTACCAAAGAAGTGTCATGCTTTCAGGCCGACAGGTGTCACTATAATTTCCATTTGTAAATTGTATGTGTCTCATCCACTTcaagctatttttagctgtatttTTAGCGTTTGATATTACAAACTGTTGTGTCTTACCCACAGTCTATGgccttaatattttaatgtaatatcttaattatgaacacactggttttaAGTGTAAACTGTTTTTCTGTCTACTGCATGTTGTTATGCTTCTCTTTATTTCCCGGACCCTACAGTCAGCGGCTTACAATTACAATTATGTGGATGAAAAGTAGTAAATAACATCAGATAAAAAAAACGCTTGGGATAAAAAAGCACACATGTTCTGCTTCGAAATCATGACGTCAGGAATTCACGCATGCGCGCCGAAGGGGAAACCATGGGAAACTCGCCGGAACACCGGAAGTCTCGCAGATTCATAGAAATtagaaaacatctcggttacgtatgtaaccacgtttgcctgaatagggaacgagatgctgcggtgacgtcattGTATGGAAACACCCCTCGATGTGAttaatgtctgaagccctatatcATCCCggcaatcctattggccaaatagcgcttggcaccgccctacgcatgcgtacgcatcgtatacctgagtgcggtgcgctatttcgctcagatttcatgaactgaagaaatgctatcaaggtacggaacggccgggaccgcagcatctcgttccctattcagggaaccgtggttacatacgtaaccgagatgttcccttccATAGATCACTTCGATgttgcggtgacgtcaccgtatgggaaccctataccatcacccctgacgtacctgatagttggaatccaaggaaagc
Coding sequences within:
- the LOC132123548 gene encoding high mobility group protein B1-like, which codes for MGKDPRKPRGKMSSYAYFVQTCREEHKKKHPEASVNFSEFSKKCSERWKTMSAKEKGKFEDLAKQDKVRYEREMKNYIPPKGEKKRRFKDPNAPKRPPSAFFIFCGDYRPKIKGENPGLSIGDIAKKLGEMWNSSAAEVKQPYEKKAAKLKEKYDKDIALYRTKGIAGLSKKDGGEDDDEDENEEEEEDEDDEDDE